From a region of the Chitinophaga caseinilytica genome:
- a CDS encoding head GIN domain-containing protein, giving the protein MKTQFTLMALLLVALPFLTACDQVSGSGRVATETRNVKPFSRLEVEGSMDVYITKGSGGSATLEAEDNILPLIELIEDGDKLRIKFRNNVNIRTHKDVKVELATDQLTDVELAGSGDIKIGSHFTADRPVRLSIAGSGDMEAAFSAPEIRLSIAGAGDIDLKGETRDMSVDIAGSGNCNAFDLMAETAEVNIAGSGNIKLHASRTLKASILGSGDIYYKGEPSMNVNKMGSGGVHKQ; this is encoded by the coding sequence ATGAAAACGCAATTCACCCTGATGGCGCTCCTCCTCGTCGCCCTGCCATTCCTGACGGCCTGCGACCAGGTCAGCGGCAGCGGCCGCGTAGCCACTGAAACCCGCAATGTCAAGCCTTTTTCCCGCCTCGAAGTAGAAGGAAGCATGGACGTTTACATCACCAAAGGGTCTGGCGGTTCCGCCACGCTCGAAGCCGAAGACAATATTCTCCCGCTCATCGAGTTAATAGAAGATGGGGATAAACTCCGGATAAAATTCAGGAATAACGTCAATATCCGTACACATAAAGATGTGAAAGTTGAACTTGCCACCGACCAGCTGACCGACGTGGAACTGGCCGGTTCGGGAGATATCAAGATCGGCAGCCATTTCACGGCCGACCGCCCCGTTCGCCTGAGCATCGCCGGCAGTGGCGACATGGAAGCGGCTTTCAGCGCACCCGAGATCAGGCTGAGCATCGCCGGTGCGGGAGACATCGACCTGAAGGGCGAAACCCGCGACATGAGCGTAGACATCGCCGGCAGCGGCAACTGCAATGCGTTCGACCTCATGGCCGAAACGGCAGAAGTGAACATCGCCGGTAGCGGAAACATCAAGCTGCACGCCAGCCGGACGCTCAAGGCTTCCATCCTGGGCTCGGGCGATATATATTATAAAGGAGAGCCTTCCATGAACGTGAACAAAATGGGCTCCGGAGGCGTCCACAAGCAATAA
- the guaA gene encoding glutamine-hydrolyzing GMP synthase, translated as MTEKILILDFGSQYTQLIARCIRELNTYCEIQPCNKPIEWEDSIKGIILSGSPFSVNDPQAPVVDIAAMAARVPVLGVCYGAQLMAKVFGGEVAKSSTREYGRAFLEHSNKEEPLFYDVNLKSQVWMSHADTIVRLPEVFTPIAHTDNIPVAAFKSLTLAKYPVHAVQFHPEVTHSIEGKQIIRNFLVHICGMQQDWTPAAFVQETVARIKAQVGDSKVVMALSGGVDSTVAAELIHKAIGQNLYCVFVDNGLLRKDEFETVLDSYKHMGLNVKGVNAKDLFYGELKGVSDPETKRKIIGRLFIEVFQQESKELKDIKFLGQGTIYPDVIESVSVNGPSATIKSHHNVGGLPEKMNMGLVEPLRFLFKDEVRRVGKEIGISDIFLARHPFPGPGLAIRILGEITPEKVHMLQEADAIYIELLREMGLYNQVWQAGTILLPVQSVGVMGDERTYEFTVALRAVTSTDGMTADWAHLPYEFLAKVSNDIINKVKGINRVVYDISSKPPATIEWE; from the coding sequence ATGACAGAAAAGATCCTGATCCTCGATTTCGGGTCCCAGTATACGCAGCTGATCGCACGTTGCATCCGGGAACTGAATACTTATTGTGAAATACAGCCATGTAACAAGCCCATTGAATGGGAAGACAGTATTAAAGGCATTATTCTTTCCGGTTCTCCTTTTTCCGTGAACGACCCGCAGGCGCCTGTGGTAGACATTGCCGCCATGGCGGCGCGTGTACCTGTGCTGGGGGTTTGCTACGGCGCCCAGCTGATGGCCAAGGTTTTCGGCGGCGAGGTGGCCAAGAGCAGCACCCGTGAATACGGCCGTGCTTTCCTGGAACATTCCAACAAGGAAGAGCCCCTTTTCTACGACGTAAACCTGAAAAGCCAGGTGTGGATGAGCCATGCAGACACGATCGTTCGCCTGCCCGAAGTGTTCACCCCCATCGCGCATACAGACAACATCCCGGTGGCGGCCTTCAAAAGCCTCACCCTCGCCAAATACCCCGTGCATGCCGTGCAGTTCCACCCCGAAGTGACGCACTCCATCGAAGGGAAACAAATCATCCGCAACTTCCTCGTCCATATCTGCGGTATGCAGCAGGACTGGACGCCGGCGGCTTTCGTCCAGGAAACCGTAGCCCGTATCAAGGCGCAGGTGGGCGACAGCAAAGTGGTAATGGCGCTCAGCGGCGGGGTAGACTCTACCGTGGCTGCCGAGCTGATCCACAAAGCCATCGGGCAGAACCTGTACTGCGTGTTCGTAGACAACGGGCTGCTGCGCAAAGACGAGTTCGAGACCGTGCTGGATTCTTATAAACACATGGGCCTCAACGTAAAAGGCGTAAATGCGAAAGATCTGTTCTACGGCGAACTGAAAGGCGTTTCCGATCCCGAAACCAAGCGCAAGATCATCGGCCGCCTCTTCATCGAGGTGTTCCAGCAGGAGTCTAAAGAGTTGAAAGACATCAAGTTCCTCGGCCAGGGCACCATTTACCCCGACGTGATCGAATCCGTTTCCGTGAACGGCCCGTCGGCCACCATCAAATCCCACCACAACGTGGGCGGCCTGCCGGAAAAAATGAACATGGGCCTGGTGGAACCGCTCCGCTTCCTCTTTAAAGACGAAGTTCGCCGCGTAGGCAAGGAAATCGGCATCAGCGACATCTTCCTCGCCCGCCATCCCTTCCCCGGCCCGGGCCTGGCCATCCGCATCCTCGGAGAAATCACCCCTGAAAAGGTGCACATGCTCCAGGAAGCAGACGCCATCTACATCGAACTGCTCCGCGAAATGGGACTGTATAACCAGGTTTGGCAGGCAGGCACCATCCTCCTCCCCGTACAAAGCGTAGGCGTAATGGGCGATGAACGTACTTACGAGTTCACCGTTGCCCTCCGCGCCGTGACTTCGACAGACGGGATGACGGCAGACTGGGCGCACCTCCCCTACGAGTTCCTCGCCAAAGTATCGAACGACATTATTAATAAGGTAAAAGGTATCAACCGCGTGGTGTACGACATCAGCTCCAAACCGCCGGCTACCATCGAATGGGAATAA
- a CDS encoding ABC transporter substrate-binding protein, which yields MNRSNNLGRLALTMSFALLLSACSIFRQAPQKTDGPPPELSKPEKEEPKKPVEEKPAARAPFNVPAFAKEVKKDAYNVAIFAPLYLDSVFANGLEIPGRTMPRYVLAGLEFYEGAQLALDSLSRLGVKLNVQIFDSKSRTNDAASLIRSRRLDNTDLIIGSVSAPEIKVISDFAKQKEINFVSATYPNDGGISSNPFFLITNSTLRSNVEAVHDYVQRGFANKNIVVVRRNTPFEAGIYNNIKAAYDKMNYDKKSRVRELIWSDATTESQISQLLLADRPNVLIVTALDEAGAKNILRKLSTQRATYPMHVFGMPTWDVMKFKEPEFEGMTMYYTSPYYNDKTDVYSKYLTDAFRHKYKSRPSDMAFKGFEATWYFVKALAQDGVYFNKDLNKPGNRLFTTFNYQPVYLQENAEMPDYFENKNIYIIQKGDSADFKMNAIN from the coding sequence ATGAACCGATCGAACAACCTGGGCAGGCTGGCCCTCACCATGTCTTTCGCCCTCCTGCTTTCCGCCTGTAGCATCTTCCGACAGGCGCCTCAGAAAACGGACGGCCCGCCTCCCGAACTGAGCAAGCCGGAAAAGGAAGAGCCTAAAAAGCCGGTTGAAGAGAAACCCGCTGCCAGGGCGCCCTTCAACGTTCCCGCATTCGCAAAGGAAGTGAAGAAAGACGCCTATAACGTCGCCATCTTCGCGCCCCTGTACCTCGATTCCGTTTTCGCCAACGGCCTCGAAATCCCCGGTCGCACCATGCCCCGCTACGTGCTCGCCGGCCTCGAATTCTACGAAGGCGCCCAACTCGCCCTCGATTCCCTTTCCCGCCTCGGCGTGAAACTCAATGTCCAGATATTCGACAGCAAATCCCGGACGAACGACGCGGCCAGCCTCATCCGCAGCCGCCGGCTCGATAATACCGACCTCATCATCGGCTCCGTTTCCGCACCCGAGATCAAAGTGATCAGCGATTTCGCGAAGCAAAAGGAAATCAACTTCGTGTCCGCCACCTATCCCAACGATGGCGGCATTTCCAGCAACCCCTTCTTCCTCATCACCAACAGCACGCTCCGCTCCAACGTAGAAGCCGTGCATGATTACGTGCAAAGAGGTTTCGCCAACAAAAACATCGTGGTAGTCCGCCGCAATACGCCTTTCGAAGCCGGTATTTACAACAATATCAAGGCTGCGTACGACAAGATGAACTACGACAAAAAGTCCCGCGTCCGCGAACTGATCTGGAGCGATGCCACCACGGAATCCCAGATTTCACAATTGCTGCTGGCCGACCGGCCGAATGTGCTCATCGTAACCGCGCTCGACGAAGCCGGCGCCAAGAACATCCTCCGCAAACTGTCTACCCAACGCGCCACTTACCCCATGCATGTTTTCGGCATGCCGACCTGGGACGTGATGAAATTTAAGGAGCCCGAGTTCGAAGGGATGACGATGTACTACACTTCGCCTTATTATAACGATAAGACCGACGTATATTCGAAATACCTGACAGACGCGTTCCGCCATAAGTATAAATCCCGCCCGTCGGACATGGCGTTCAAAGGGTTCGAAGCCACCTGGTATTTCGTGAAGGCGCTCGCGCAGGATGGGGTATATTTCAACAAAGACCTCAACAAACCGGGCAACCGCCTCTTCACAACGTTCAATTATCAACCGGTTTACCTCCAGGAAAACGCCGAAATGCCGGACTACTTCGAAAACAAGAACATCTACATTATCCAGAAAGGCGATAGCGCAGACTTCAAAATGAATGCTATCAACTGA